Proteins encoded together in one Rana temporaria chromosome 6, aRanTem1.1, whole genome shotgun sequence window:
- the LOC120944423 gene encoding olfactory receptor 1019-like, producing MTVRNVTVVVEFILLGLSSDPKTQVVLFLIFLFWYMIILIGNILFIILILTDTNLHTPMYFFLSNLSFLDLFYSTSTVPRMLRDLMSVRNVISYAECATQMYMSLSFGETECILLAIMAYDRYVAICYPLHYTTIMSNMVCVRIATGTWLCGFLLSISHVGLTLNVDLCGNNVINHFLCEVPEILSLSCENIILVEFIIFVVGVIILMTPVTFIVVSYIKIILSIIKIASSSGRMKAFSTCGSHMIVVAIFYGSAMAAYMKPRSSSIPGTDKVIAIFYVIVPPMLNPMIYTLRNNDVKVTFLKFRNKYFHCH from the coding sequence ATGACTGTGAGAAATGTCACAGTGGTCGTGGAATTTATTCTTCTTGGACTTTCTAGTGATCCAAAAACTCAAGTTGTTCTTTTTCTTATCTTTCTGTTTTGGTATATGATCATCTTGATTGGAAACATACTTTTTATTATTCTAATTTTAACAGACACCAATCTTCATACACCTATGTATTTCTTTCTTTCAAACCTTTCTTTTCTGGATCTCTTTTATTCAACTTCAACTGTACCAAGGATGCTGAGGGATCTGATGTCAGTGAGAAATGTTATCTCCTATGCTGAGTGTGCAACACAGATGTACATGTCTCTCTCCTTTGGAGAAACTGAGTGTATTCTTCTAGCTATTATGGCCTATGATCGGTATGTAGCTATATGTTATCCGTTACATTACACTACCATTATGAGTAATATGGTCTGTGTCAGAATAGCTACTGGTACATGGCTATGTGGGTTTCTCCTTTCTATTTCTCATGTGGGTCTTACGCTGAATGTAGATCTTTGTGGCAACAATGTAATTAATCATTTTCTATGTGAAGTACCAGAAATCCTATCTCTGTCATGTGAAAATATTATCTTAGTTGAATTCATTATTTTTGTGGTGGGTGTGATCATTCTTATGACTCCTGTCACATTTATTGTAGTGTCgtatattaaaataatattaaGTATCATTAAAATTGCATCATCAAGTGGTCGAATGAAAGCCTTTTCTACATGTGGGTCTCATATGatagttgttgcaatattttatggttCAGCTATGGCTGCCTACATGAAACCTAGATCAAGTTCAATACCAGGAACAGATAAAGTGATTGCCATCTTTTATGTAATTGTACCTCCAATGTTGAACCCAATGATTTATACTCTTAGAAATAATGATGTTAAAGTGACATTTCTGAAATTtagaaataaatattttcattGCCATTGA